The following coding sequences are from one Molothrus aeneus isolate 106 unplaced genomic scaffold, BPBGC_Maene_1.0 scaffold_40, whole genome shotgun sequence window:
- the LOC136570864 gene encoding TOG array regulator of axonemal microtubules protein 2-like, with amino-acid sequence MGQTLLFKGSKRNSKSAPSTYSLYPKELKEKGLFSIQHLAGSHSEVLLCRLREVCLALTSEVTNLRSKVSYSAIVTLGELFVTLKKDMDSEVDEVARVLLQMVSNSPEFVQKAASQTLGIMVENVTPARAMTALMDMGVNRGHAPVRQCAAQLLLSLMQRIGVTKLAGTAWAERLAHVAGKLAQDCHKDGMANQKAEGPSVKEPVKERNDGSKKPQATLSSSKRY; translated from the exons ATGGGCCAAACCCTGTTGTTCAAGGGATCCAAGAGGAACTCCAAGAGTGCCCCAAGCACCTACAGCCTGTACCCCAA GGAGCTGAAGGAGAAGGGACTCTTCAGCATCCAACACCTGGCTGGGTCCCATTCAGAGGTCCTGCTTTGTAGACTTCGTGAGGTTTGCTTGGCACTTACCAGCGAG GTGACCAACCTCCGTTCCAAGGTGTCCTACTCTGCCATTGTCACTCTGGGAGAGCTCTTTGTGACCTTGAAGAAGGACATGGACTCTGAGGTGGATGAGGTTGCTCGGGTCCTTCTCCAGATGGTGTCCAACTCCCCAGAATTTGTTCAGAAAGCAGCCAGTCAGACCCTGGGGATCATGGTGGAGAATGTGACTCCTGCACGAGCAATGACTGCTCTCATGGACATGGGAGTCAA cagggGCCACGCCCCGGTGCGGCAGTGTGCGGCCCaactcctcctgtccctgatGCAGAGAATTGGAGTCACCAAGCTcgcaggcacagcctgggctgagaGGCTGGCACACGTGGCAGGGAAGCTTGCTCAGGACTGTCACAAggat GGCATGGCAAACCAGAAGGCTGAAGGCCCATCTGTCAAGGAGCCAGTGAAGGAGAGGAACGATGGCTCAAAGAAGCCCCAGGCCACATTGTCTTCTAGCAAACGGTACTGA
- the LOC136570865 gene encoding olfactory receptor 14J1-like, producing MCYGCYVSICKPLHYGTLLGSRACAHMAAAAWAKSFLNALMDTANTFSLCHGNAVGQFFCEVPQILRLSCSHSNTLREVGLITVSASLVFGCFVFIAFSYVQIFRAVLRIPSEQGQHKAFSTCLPHLAVLSLFVSTGIFAPLKPPSMSSPSLDLALSVLYSVVPPALNPLIYSLRNQELKAAVWRLMTGCFQEH from the coding sequence atgtgctacggctgctacgtgtccatctgcaaacccctgcactacgggaccctcctgggcagcagagcttgtgcccacatggcagcagctgcctgggccaagAGCTTTCTCAATGCTCTCATGGACAcagccaatacattttccctgtgccatggcaatgccgtgggccagttcttctgtgagGTGCCACAGATCCTCaggctctcctgctcacactccaACACTCTCAGGGAAGTTGGACTCATCACAGTTAGTGCCTCTTTGGtatttggttgttttgtgttcattgctttctcctatgtgcagatcttcagggctgtgctgaggatcccctctgagcagggacagcacaaagccttttccacctgcctccctcacctggccgtGCTCTCCCTGTTTGTCAGCACTGGCATATTTGCTCCGTTGAAGCccccctccatgtcctccccatccctggaccTGGCCCTGTCAGTTCTGTACTCagtggtgcctccagccctgaaccccctcatctacagcctgaggaaccaggagctcaaggctgcagtgtggagaCTGATGACTGGATGCTTTCAGGAACATTAA